From Poecile atricapillus isolate bPoeAtr1 chromosome Z, bPoeAtr1.hap1, whole genome shotgun sequence, one genomic window encodes:
- the LOC131572596 gene encoding serine/threonine-protein kinase PAK 3-like — protein METSVSFGSAPPLAPSLVEEEAEEEQDHIKPPAAAPPRPQQAEPLDRRSAIQGAAGAAGPEAAGAPAAAGTGSSSPGQPAEMREEQRLMRLRSVVSPGEPRSKYTALEELGRGGFGAVYRALDASAGKQVAIKKMTLEEEDSEELAVNEILAMRDNRNPNIVVYLDSYLVDEQLWLVMEFMDGGTLFDVLRAVYLEEGQIGTVCRQCLLGLQFLHSRRVIHRDIKSGNVLMGMDGSVKLADFGLCAQLSPECSRCHSSVGTPSWMAPEVVRGEAYGPKVDIWSLGITGLEMVEGEAPYQREPKFRVFELIERNGPPKLQNPRHHSALLRDFLRCCLQADEDRRWSAQELLQHPFVTSGQPASSLTALVISAKQAQEDWRGEACV, from the exons ATGGAGACAAGCGTGTCCTTTG GGTCGGCACCTCCTCTGGCTCCCTCTCTTGTTGAGGAAGAGGCTGAAGAGGAGCAAGACCACATCaagcccccagctgctgcccctccaCGGCCCCAACAGGCAGAGCCA CTGGACAGACGCTCTGCAATCCAAGGTGCcgctggagcagcagggcctGAGGCAGCCGGAGCTCCCGCAGCTGCCGGCACTGGGTCCAGCAGCCCCGGCCAGCCGGCCGAGATGagagaggagcagaggctgATGAGACTGA GGAGCGTTGTGAGCCCGGGTGAGCCAAGGAGCAAATACACAGCCCTTGAAGAACTTGGACGAGG GGGCTTTGGAGCTGTTTATAGGGCTCTGGACGCCAGCGCAGGGAAACAG GTGGCTATCAAGAAAATGACACTGGAAGAGGAGGATTCCGAGGAGCTGGCTGTCAATGAAATCCTGGCCATGAGGGACAACAGGAATCCCAATATTGTTGTCTACTTAGACAG cTACCTGGTGGACGAGCAACTCTGGCTGGTGATGGAGTTCATGGATGGCGGCACACTGTTCGATGTGCTCAGGGCAGTGTACCTGGAGGAAGGACAGATAGGCACTGTCTGTCGGCAG TGCCTGCTAGGACTGCAATTCCTTCATTCCCGCCGAGTCATCCACAGAGACATCAAGAGCGGCAACGTTCTTATGGGCATGGACGGATCGGTCAAATTGG CTGACTTTGGTCTCTGtgctcagctcagccctgagTGCAGCAGGTGCCACTCCAGTGTCGGCACTCCCAGCTGGATGGCACCAGAAGTCGTGCGAGGAGAAGCCTACGGCCCCAAAGTGgacatctggtccctgggcatCACGGGCCTGGAGATGGTGGAAGGGGAAGCTCCTTACCAGAGGGAGCCCAAGTTCAGG GTTTTTGAACTGATTGAAAGGAACGGGCCCCCAAAACTGCAAAACCCCAGGCACCACTCGGCTCTCCTGCGCGACTTTCTGCGCTGCTGCCTGCAGGCGGATGAAGACAGGCGCTGGTCTGcccaggagctcctgcag CATCCGTTTGTGACCTCAGGCCAGCCTGCCTCCAGCCTGACTGCTCTGGTCATCTCAGCCAAGCAAGCACAGGAAGACTGGAGAGGAGAGGCTTGTGTCTGA